CCGTCCGCCCCGGCGGCGCCGGCGTCGACCGGCTCCACGGCCGCCTCGGCGACCCCGCCGGCCACGCCGGCCACCACCACGGACGACGACGGCGGCCCCTCGACCGCCGTGCAGCCCGCCGTCCGGGACGTCCCGGCCACCGGCAGCCAGCCGGTGCAGCAGGGGACCCGTCGCTGACCTGCCCGAGGGCCCCGCACGGGGCGACCAGCACGGTCCACCACCGCCCGTCCGCCCCTCCGGCAGGCGGGCGGTCGGCGTTCCCGGGCTGGCCTCTGCTCACCCAGCGTGGCAAGATCAACACGGAGACCGACCCGTCTCGCTGGTGCTGACGGGTCCCGCCGTGGAGGGGGACCGTGTCCGAGCCCCGGTGGCACGCGCTGGCCCCGCTGTCTGCCGTGCTGGTCACGGCCCTGGTGGGTGCCCGTGACCTCCGCAGCACCCCGCTGGCCGACGACGGCGCGCTCACCGCGCCGGCCTGGTCCTGGCTGCAGGGGGGCCCGGCCCCCGCGCCCCTGACCCCCGAGGGCCTGGGGACCCTGCACACCGCCGCGTGGGCCACCGTCACCCGGGCGTTCGACCGCTACGACGGGCTCGCCGCTGCCGGCCGCGAGCTGCTGTGGACCACCCTGGTGGTCTCGGCGCTGCTGCTGTGGCGGGTCGCCCGCCGGACCGGACTGGGCAACGGCGCCGCCACGGTCGCCGTGCTGTCGTTCGGTGCGGTGCCCGGGCTGGTCGTGCTGCACGCGGTCAGCACCCCGGCCGCGCTGGCCGTGCCCTGGCTGCTGCTGGCCGCGCTGCTCGCCCGGACCCGGCACGTCCTGACCCGGGTGGCCGCCGCACCCGCCGTCGTCCCCGCCGTGCTGCTCGCGCCGGACGTCGCCCTGCTGGTGGTGGCCGGACTGGCGGGCGCACTGGCCGCGGACCGGGTCGCCCGCGGCTGGTCGGGCACCGCCCGGCTCGTGATCGCCGGCCTGCTCGCCCCCGTCTTCGTGGGCCTGGTGCTCCTGCTGCCCCGCTGGGACCCCCAGCCCGACGTGAGCGCGCCGTGGGCCGCCGGGGAGACCCGGTCGGTCCTGCTCACAGCCGCCCTGCTCGCCGCCGGGGCGCTGGCGGCCTGGGTGCTCCCCCGCTGGCGTCCCCCGGCAGCCGCCCTCGCCGTCACGACGCTGGCCGCCGTCGCGCCCCCCGGCCGGTTCTCCGCCCTCGTCGTCTGCCTGCCCGTCGGTGCCCTGCTCCTCGGCGCTCTGGTCCAGTGGTCGGCCGCGCGACCCGGCCTGGCCCGGGTGCGACCGGCCGCTGCCGCACTCGGTGCGGTCGGCCTGGTCGCGGCACTCGTCCTGGCCGCGGTGGCCCTCCCCCGCGCCCCGGTCGACGACTTCGGCGCGGCCGACCGGGCCGACCTCGTGGACTGGCTGGCCGAGCAGGTGCCGGCGGGCACCCCGGTGGCCGCCACCGGCCTGCTGGCCCGCGACCTCGCCCGGGACGGCGTCCCGGTGGGTCCCGGCGGGCTGGTGGTGACCCGCGGCGGGACCGACGCCGAGGTGCTCGCGCGGTTCGGCTCGGACCCGGCCACCGCACTCGTCGTCGTCGACCCCCGGACGGTCCCGCCGACCGCCGAGCAGGCCGAGTCCCGCCGGCAGCTCTCGGCCGCCCTGCTGACCAACCCCACCACCGCCGACGCCGGGCAGGCCACCGGCGTCCTGCTCTCCGGGGACGTCGACCCCCGGCTGCTGACCCTGCTCGCCGGGATCGCGGCCCGGTACGGCGTCGGGTTGTCGGCCCTGCCCACGGTGCCCGGCGAGGTGGCGCCCACGATCCGCGAGGCCGTGGTGGACAGCGTGGGCGGCGTGCGGCTCGCCGACGACCCCGCACTGGCCGACGTGGTCCGCGCGTGGCTCGACGCGCAGCTCGCGCCGTACGCCCCCGACCGGGTCGAAGCCGTCCCCGGTGGGCTGCTGATCGGCTACGACCACCTGCCCGACCCCGACCGGGTGGTCAGCGGCGCCTCCGGGTGAGCGCACCCGCCCGGTGCCCGGCATCATGGTGACGGACCGGTCACGGTCCGCCCCCGTCGCCCCGCACCACGAGGAGAGCACTGTGCCGTCCCGGCTGACCCGAGGTCTCTCCGTCCTGCTCCTCGCCGGGCTCCTCGCCCTGGTCGGTGGCACCTCGGCGGCGAGCGCGGCCGACGGCGGGATGCTCCGCCTGGCACACCTGTCCCCCGACACCCCCTCCGTCGACGTCTACGTCGACTCGGTGAGCACGCCGGACACCGGCATCGTGCTGGCCGGGGTCTCCTACGGCGCGGTCTCGGGCTACCAGTCGGTCCCGGCCGGCACCTACACGGTGTCCATGCGGGCCGCCGGTGCCGCGGCGACCTCGGCCCCGGTGCTGTCCACCACCGTCACCGTCGACTCCGGCACCGCCTGGACCGTCGCGGGCGTCGGCACCTTCGCCGACCTCGGCCTGGCCGTCATCTCCGACGACCTGACGCTCCCCGCCGCCGGCGACGCCCGGGCGCGGGTCATCAACGCCGCCCAGACCCTCAGCCCGGCGACCGTCACGCTGGCCGACGGCGCCGACGTCGCGGCCGGGCTGGCCTTCCCCGACCAGAGCTCCTACGTCACCGTCCCCGGCGGCCAGACCACCCTGCAGGTGAGCGGTGGCTCCAGCGCCACGACCGACCTCCCCGTCGAGCTCGCCGACGGCTCCACCTACACGGTCCTGCTGCTGGACACCGGTTCCGGTGTCGAGGTGCAGACCGTGCTGGACGCCGCCTCCCCGGGCGTCGTCCCGACCGGCGGCGTCGAGGCCGGCGGCGGTGGCGCTGCCGGCAGCCTGCTCCCGGTGGGCTTCGGGGCCGTCGCCGCGGTGGCCCTGGTCGGGCTGCTGGCCACCGCCGGCCGTCGGCTGCCGCACCGGCACGCCGGTGCCGCCCGGCACGCGGCCTGACCCCCTCCTCCGACAGCGCGACCGCGCCGTGCCCACGCACGCCGTCCACCGGCACCGCCGTCGCCGCCCGGGGCTGAACGCCCTGCGGCTGGCTCTGGCGGTCCTCGCCGTCACCGCCGGGGTCGTCGCCCTCACCGCGCCGGGGGCCTCCCCCACCGTGGCCGGTTCGCCACCCGCACCGGAGATCCGGGCCGCCGCCGGGACCACCGGTGCGGCGCCCGCGCCGGTGTCGGTGTCGGTGCCCTCGGTGGGACTCGCCAGCAGCCTGGTGGACATCGGCGTGGACGACGCCGGCGCCCTGGTGCCCCCGGCGGACTACCAGCAGGCCGGCTGGTTCGACGCCGGTCCGGCCCCGGGCCAGGTCGGCCCGGCCGTGCTCGCCGGCCACGTGGACTCCCGCAGCGGACCCGCGGTCTTCTACCGACTCGAGGAGATCGAGGTCGGCGCCCAGGTGCTCGTCGGACGTGCGGACGGCAGCACCGTGACCTTCGAGGTCACCCGGGTCGCGGAGTACCCCAAGACCGAGTTCGCGACCGCCGAGGTCTACGGGCCGACCGTCGACGCCCAGCTGCGGCTCATCACCTGCGGCGGGGAGTTCGACCGCTCCCGCCGCAGCTACACCGACAACGTGGTGGTCTTCGCCCGCCAGGTCTAGTGCCGGCGGTCCCGCGAACGCCAGCAGACGGTGTGCCAGTGCCGGCGCCAGTCCACCGAGGACTCGGTGTCCCAGGGGTCGAGATCGGAGTCCCGGGCGTAGACCGGCCAGGTGACCACGTGCGGCGTCCCCGGCCGGATCTCCTGGTCGCACCCCGGGCACCGGTAGGTGCGGGTGCTGGCCGCCCCGCTGACCGGGCGCACCACCCAGTCGCCGTCGCCCGCGCTCTCGACCGGCTCGGGCCGGGTGAGCGGTGGTCGGCCGGTCGCGTTCGGCCGCCGCCGTCCCCTGCCCATGTCGGGGACGACGGTACCGGCGTGCGCCTCAGCGGGCCGTGTGGTCAGCGGGAGGTGTGGTCGCGGAAGCCCCGGCCGGTCTTGCGGCCCAGGTAGCCGGCGGTGACCAGGTGCTCCAGCAGCGGGGCGGGGGCGAACCCGGGCTCGCGGAACTCGGTGTAGAGCTCCCGCTCGATGGCCAGCGACACGTCCAGGCCGACGACGTCCAGCAGCTCGAAGGGGCCCATCGGGTAGCCGCAGCCGACCTTCATCGCGGCGTCGATGTCGTCGGCGCTGGCGTAGTGCGCCTGCAGCATCTTCACCGCGTCGTTCAGGTAGGGGAACAGCAGCGCGTTGACGATGAACCCGGCCCGGTCGGTGCAGGAGACGGCGTGCTTGCACAGCTGGGCACAGACCGCGTGCGCGGTGGCCGCGACGTCGGGGGCGGTCGCGATGGTGGAGACCACCTCGACCAGCTTCATCACCGGCGCCGGGTTGAAGAAGTGCAGCCCGACGACGTCACCGGGGCGCTCGCTGGCCTTGGCACACTCGATGACCGGCAGGCTCGAGGTGGTGGTGGCGAGCACCGCCTCGGGCTTGCAGATCTCGCCCAGGGCGGCGAACAGCGTCTGCTTGACCGCCAGCGACTCGACCACGGCCTCCACGACGAGGTCGACGTCGGCCAGGTCGTCCAGCGCGGTGCTGCCGGTGACCCGGCCGAGCACCTCGTCCCGGGTGGCCTCGTCGAGCCGACCGCGGACGACCTGCTTGTCCAGGCTCTTGGCCAGCGCCTTCTGCACCGCCTCGACCTTCTCCGGGGCGCGGGCGACGAACAGGGTCTCGTAGCCGCCCTTGGCGAAGACCTCGATCATGCCGGTGGCCATCGTCCCGGAGCCGACGACGCCGACCCGGCGCACCGGCCGTGCGCCCTCGGCCGAACCCCCGGGGGCGGGGGTGGCCGCGTCGGGCACCACCTCGGCGGAGTCGCGACCGGCGTAGGTGTAGAAGCCGCGCCCGGACTTCCGGCCCAGCAGACCGGCGGTCATCATCTGCTTGATCACCGGCGCCGGGGCGTGCAGCCGGTCCCGGGACTGTCGGTACATCGTGTCGAGGATCTCGTAGGCGGTGTCGATGCCGATCAGGTCCATCAGCGCCAGCGGGCCCATCGGCAGGCCGCAGCCCAGCCGCATGGCCGCGTCGACGTCCTCCCGGCTGGCGTAGCGGCTCTCCAGCATCGAGACGGCGTGGTTGAGGTAGCCGAACAGCAGGGCGTTGGCGATGAAGCCGGCCTTGTCCCCGATGGTCACGTCGGTCTTGCCGAGCCGGGCAGCGAGCGCCTCCACGTCCTCGACCACCGAGGGCTCGGTGACCACCGTCCGGACGATCTCCACCAGCTTCATCACCGGGGCCGGGTTGAAGAAGTGCATCCCGACGACCTTGCTCGGCCGGCCGGTGGCCACCGACAGCTCGGTCACCGACAGGCTCGAGGTGTTCGTGGCCAGGATGGTGTCCGGCGGGCAGATGCCGTCGAGCTCGGCGAAGAGCGCGGTCTTCAGCTCCATCCGCTCGGGCACGGCCTCGACGACGAGCTCGGCGTCGGCCAGGTCGGTCAGGGCGGTGCTGAACCGGACCCGGTCCAGCATCGCGGCCTGGTCGGCGAGGTCGAGCTTGCCCCGCTCCACGGCCTTGTCGGTGGACTGCTGCACGTGGGCCCGACCGCGCTCGAGGGCGGCGTCGTCGATCTCCACGGCGGTGACCTGGAGCCCGGCCCGGGCCAGCACCTCGACGATCCCGGCACCCATGGTGCCCAGTCCGACGACGCCGACCTCGCTGAGTTCTCTGGCCACGGTGCCACTCCCTCGTCACGGCGCGACCTCGTCGTCGCAGCCCGTGCCGCCGGAGTCTGCCAGACCTGGTTACTGGCCGGTAACCACCATGGCGGTGACGGTCACCCGACCCGTCAGAACAGCCGGGCGGACGGGTCGTCGGTGCCCTTCAGGACGGCGTAGTCGACGGTGAGGCAGTCGATCCCCCGGTCGGCGGCCAGCACCCGGGCCTGGGGCTTGATCTCCTGGGCGGCGAACACGCCCTTGACCGGGGCCAGCAGCGGGTCGCGGTTGAGCAGCTCCAGGTAGCGGGTCAGCTGCTCCACGCCGTCGATCTCCCCGCGCCGCTTGATCTCCACCGCGACCACGGCGCCCCCGGCGTCCCGGCACAGCAGGTCGACCGGCCCGATCGCGGTGGGGTACTCCCGGCGCACCAGCGACCAGCCGGCCCCGAAGGTCTCCACGTGCAGGGCGAGCAGCCGCTGCAGCTCGGCCTCCACGCCGTCCTTCTGCAGGCCGGGGTCGGGCCCCAGCTCGTGCTTCACGTCGTGCACCACCGACTCGATGGTGACGATGAGCTGCTCACCGGCCTTGTTGGTCACCGTCCAGGTGCCCGCACCGTCGACCAGCTCGTCCTTCAGGGAGCACGGAGGGCTCATCCAGTTCAGCGGCTTGTAGGCCCGGTCGTCGGCGTGCACCGACACCGACCCGTCGGCCTTGACCAGGAGCAGACGGGTGGCCAGCGGCAGGTGGGCGGTGAGCCGACCGACGTAGTCCACGGAGCACTTCGCGATGACCAGACGCACGGGCGCCGACGCTACCGCGCCGACGCCCGTGCTCCGTACCGGTGACTCAGACCGTGGCGGGCTGCTTCTCCGCGTCGGTCTCGCCCAGCGAGCGGATCGGGTCGACCGTCGAGGTCGAGTCGAAGACCGCCCGGTCGAGGATGCCCTCGCGCTTCGCGACGATCGTGGGCACCAGCGCCTGGCCGGCGACGTTGGTCGCCGTCCGGCCCATGTCGAGGATCGGGTCGACGGCCAGCAGCAGGCCGACCCCGGCCAGCGGCAGGCCCAGGGTGGACAGCGTCAGCGTCAGCATGACGACCGCGCCGGTGACCCCGGCGGTGGCGGCGGAGCCGACGACCGACACCAGGGCGATGAGCAGGTAGTCGGTGATCCCGAGGTCCACGCCGAAGAACTGGGCCACGAAGATCGCGGCCAGCGCCGGGTAGATCGCCGCACAGCCGTCCATCTTCGTCGTCGCGCCCAGCGGGACGGCGAAGGAGGCGTAGCTGCGCGGGACGCCCAGGTTGGCCTCGGTGACCCGCTCGGTCACCGGCAGCGTGCCGATCGAGGAGCGGGAGACGAAGCCGAGCTGGATGGCCGGCCAGGCGCCGGCGTAGAACCGCTTCGGGGAGAGCCCGTGCAGCTTGAGCAGCACCGGGTAGACGACCAGCAGCACGATGGCGAGCCCGGCGTAGACGGCACCGACGAAGACACCGAGGCTGCCCAGGGACTCCCAGCCGTAGCTGGCCACGGCGTTGCCGATCAGGCCCAGGGTGCCCAGCGGGGACAGCAGGATGACCCACCAGAGGACCTTCTGCACGATCGCCAGGGCCGAGCGGGTGAAGGACAGGAACGGCTCGGCGGCCTGACCGACCTTGAGCGCGGCGATGCCGACGGCGACCGAGACGACGATCAGCTGCAGCACGTTGAACGACAGCGACCCGTCGGCGGAGCCCTCCAGGCCCAGGATGTTCGAGGGCACCAGGCCGGTGAGGAAGTCCCACCACGAGCCGGTGCTCGAGGGCTCGGCGGCGGCGGACTCGGCGACCGAGCTGTTGCGGCCGGGCTGGGTCAGCAGGCCCAGCGCGATGCCGATGCCCACCGCGATCAGCGCGGTGATCGCGAACCACAGCAGCGTCTGCCCGGCCAGCCGGGCGGCGTTCCCGACCTGCTTGAGGTTGGCGATGCTGACGATGATCGCGGTGACGATCAGCGGGATCACGATGACCCGCAGCAGCCCGACGAACGTCGAGCCGATGGTGTCCAGCGTCGAGGTCAGCCAGTTCTGGTCGGTGCCGGGGACCAGCTCGCCGTCGACGAACGAGCCGGGCACGGTGCCGATCGAGCGGGCCAGCAGGCCGAGGAGCACGCCGAGGACGAGGGCGATGCCGACCTGGGCCGCGAAGGGCACGCGGCGGAGGCGAGAGAACACGGGTGGGGCCTTTCGGGGAGGGGACGGACGGCGGGGCTGCGCCGTCGTCAACCCTCCGAGGTCACCCGACCGAAGTCGACGACCCTCCGCTTGGTCAGCCACAGGTCACGCACACGGAGTCCAACCACGCGGGCGCCCAGGTCTTCCCGCCCTCAGTCGGTCCACACCGCGGGGCGCTTGCCCAGGAAGGCGGCCATGCCCTCGCGCGCGCCGTCGAGCTGGGACGCCGCGGCCATCACCTCGACGGCCTGGGTGTACGCGTCGCGCTCGGGCCGGTCGAGCTGGGCGTACATGGTCTGCTTGCCCCACGCCTTGGACGCCCGCGAGCCGCGGGTGGCCCGGGCCATCAGGTCGGCCACGGCGTCGTCGAGCTCGTCGTCGGGGACGACGCGGTTCACCAGCCCCCAGTCCAGCGCCGTCCGGGCGTCGATGACGTCCCCGGTCAGCGCGAGCTCCATCGCCCGCTTGCGGCCCACGTTGCGCGCGATCGCGACCATCGGGGTGTGGCAGAACCAGCCGCCCTTCCCGCCCGGGGCGGCGAAGCCGGCGGACTCCGCGACCACCGCCAGGTCGCAGGAGGCGACCAGCTGGGCCCCGGCCGCCGTCGCCAGCGCGTGCACGCGGGCCAGCACCACCTGGGGCACCTCGTGCAGGGTCTGCATGAGCTCGGTGCACAGCACCAGCAGCGAGCGGACGTCGGCCAGCGGCTGGTCGGCCACGTCGGCGAAGTCGTGGCCGGCGCTGAACACCGGCCCCTCGGCGGCGAGCACGATGCCGGTGGCGTCGGAGCCGCCCACCTCGGTGACCGCGGCCAGGAGCTGGGTCAGGTGCTCGCGGGACAACGCGTTGCGCCGGGCCGGCCGGGCCATGGTGATGGTGACGACGTCCTCGTGCCGCTCGACCCGCGGCGCACCCTCGGTGGTCATGTGACCGACCACACCACGCTCCGGAGGCGGTGTCGAGTCCGCCGGCGTGGGCATCCTCGACAGGTGCAGCCCGAACCCGTCACCACCACGACCCCCCGCCCGGTCGAGCGCACCCTGTTCACCCAGGGCTGGCGCGACCTGGCGTTCCTGCACTGGGCGGTCGACCCGGCACTCGTCGCCCCGCACCTGCCGGCCGGCACCGTGCCCGACACCCTGGACGGCGTCACCTACGTCGGGCTCATCCCGTTCCGGATGCGCCGCATCGGGTTCTTCGGCCTGCCCGGGCTGCCGTACCTGGGCTCCTTCGCCGAGACCAACGTGCGGCTCTACTCGGTGGACGAGCGCGGCCGGCGGGGCGTCGTCTTCGCCTCGCTGGAGGCCGACCGGCTGCTGCCGGTGGCCGCCGCGCGCTGGGCCGCGCGGCTGCCCTACGTCTACGCCCGGATGCGGGTGACCCGGGACGGCGACCTGCGGCGCTACACCTCGCTGCGCCGCTGGCCCAGCCCGATGACGGCGCACAGCGCGATCACCGTGCGGGTCGGCGAGGCCATCACCGACCCCGGCCCCGTCGAGCGGTTCCTCACCTCCCGGTGGGGCCTGCACGAGCCGTTCTACGGCCGCACCGCCTACTGGGCCAACGAGCACCCGGAGTGGCCGCTGCACCGCGCCGAGCTGGTCGAGCTCGACGAGTCGCTGACCGCCGCCGCCGGGGTGCCGGTCACCGGCGCCCCGGACAGCGTGCTGTTCTCCCCCGGCGTCGACGTCCGGTTCGGCTGGCTCAGCTCACGCTGAGCTCGTTGGCCTCGCGGACGACGTCGACGATCTGGCCCATGATGTCGGTCATCCCGAAGTCCTTCGGGGTGAAGACGCGGGCCACGCCCTGCTCGCGCAGCACGCGCGCGTCGGCGTCGGGCACGATGCCGCCGACCACCACCGGGACGTCGTCCAGCCCGGCCTCGCGCAGCCCGGCCAGCACGGCGGGGACCACCTGCAGGTGCGAGCCGGAGAGCACCGACAACCCGACGACGTGCACGTCCTCCTCGACCGCGGCCGAGACGATCTGCGCCGGGGTCAGCCGGATCCCCTGGTAGACGACCTCGAATCCGGCGTCCCGGGCCCGGACGGCGATCTGCTCGGCGCCGTTGGAGTGCCCGTCCAACCCGGGCTTGCCGACCAGGAAGCGCAGCCGGCCGCCCAGCTCCTCGCCGGTGGCCCGCACCCGCTCGCGGACGTCGGTCAGCGACACGTCGGCCTCCCCGGTGCTGGCCGCCGACACCCCGGTGGGTGCCCGGTACTCCCCGAAGACCTCGCGCAGCACCCCGGCCCACTCCCCCGTGGTCACCCCGGCGCGGGCGCAGTCCAGCGTCGCGGCCATCAGGTTGGTGTCGGTGCCCGCGGCCTCGCGCAGCGCCTGCAGCGTGGCCCGGGCGCGGTCGTCGTCCCGGTCGGCCTTCCACTGCTCCAGGGCCCGCTGGGCCGACGCCTCGACGGCCGGGTCCACGGTCTGGATCGCGGTGTCCAGGTCGGCGGTCAGCGGGTTGGGCTCGGTGG
This sequence is a window from Geodermatophilaceae bacterium NBWT11. Protein-coding genes within it:
- a CDS encoding DUF2071 domain-containing protein; translation: MQPEPVTTTTPRPVERTLFTQGWRDLAFLHWAVDPALVAPHLPAGTVPDTLDGVTYVGLIPFRMRRIGFFGLPGLPYLGSFAETNVRLYSVDERGRRGVVFASLEADRLLPVAAARWAARLPYVYARMRVTRDGDLRRYTSLRRWPSPMTAHSAITVRVGEAITDPGPVERFLTSRWGLHEPFYGRTAYWANEHPEWPLHRAELVELDESLTAAAGVPVTGAPDSVLFSPGVDVRFGWLSSR
- a CDS encoding class F sortase, producing the protein MPTHAVHRHRRRRPGLNALRLALAVLAVTAGVVALTAPGASPTVAGSPPAPEIRAAAGTTGAAPAPVSVSVPSVGLASSLVDIGVDDAGALVPPADYQQAGWFDAGPAPGQVGPAVLAGHVDSRSGPAVFYRLEEIEVGAQVLVGRADGSTVTFEVTRVAEYPKTEFATAEVYGPTVDAQLRLITCGGEFDRSRRSYTDNVVVFARQV
- a CDS encoding 3-hydroxyacyl-CoA dehydrogenase family protein, with amino-acid sequence MARELSEVGVVGLGTMGAGIVEVLARAGLQVTAVEIDDAALERGRAHVQQSTDKAVERGKLDLADQAAMLDRVRFSTALTDLADAELVVEAVPERMELKTALFAELDGICPPDTILATNTSSLSVTELSVATGRPSKVVGMHFFNPAPVMKLVEIVRTVVTEPSVVEDVEALAARLGKTDVTIGDKAGFIANALLFGYLNHAVSMLESRYASREDVDAAMRLGCGLPMGPLALMDLIGIDTAYEILDTMYRQSRDRLHAPAPVIKQMMTAGLLGRKSGRGFYTYAGRDSAEVVPDAATPAPGGSAEGARPVRRVGVVGSGTMATGMIEVFAKGGYETLFVARAPEKVEAVQKALAKSLDKQVVRGRLDEATRDEVLGRVTGSTALDDLADVDLVVEAVVESLAVKQTLFAALGEICKPEAVLATTTSSLPVIECAKASERPGDVVGLHFFNPAPVMKLVEVVSTIATAPDVAATAHAVCAQLCKHAVSCTDRAGFIVNALLFPYLNDAVKMLQAHYASADDIDAAMKVGCGYPMGPFELLDVVGLDVSLAIERELYTEFREPGFAPAPLLEHLVTAGYLGRKTGRGFRDHTSR
- the nucS gene encoding endonuclease NucS, which produces MRLVIAKCSVDYVGRLTAHLPLATRLLLVKADGSVSVHADDRAYKPLNWMSPPCSLKDELVDGAGTWTVTNKAGEQLIVTIESVVHDVKHELGPDPGLQKDGVEAELQRLLALHVETFGAGWSLVRREYPTAIGPVDLLCRDAGGAVVAVEIKRRGEIDGVEQLTRYLELLNRDPLLAPVKGVFAAQEIKPQARVLAADRGIDCLTVDYAVLKGTDDPSARLF
- a CDS encoding enoyl-CoA hydratase; the encoded protein is MTTEGAPRVERHEDVVTITMARPARRNALSREHLTQLLAAVTEVGGSDATGIVLAAEGPVFSAGHDFADVADQPLADVRSLLVLCTELMQTLHEVPQVVLARVHALATAAGAQLVASCDLAVVAESAGFAAPGGKGGWFCHTPMVAIARNVGRKRAMELALTGDVIDARTALDWGLVNRVVPDDELDDAVADLMARATRGSRASKAWGKQTMYAQLDRPERDAYTQAVEVMAAASQLDGAREGMAAFLGKRPAVWTD
- a CDS encoding dicarboxylate/amino acid:cation symporter, with product MFSRLRRVPFAAQVGIALVLGVLLGLLARSIGTVPGSFVDGELVPGTDQNWLTSTLDTIGSTFVGLLRVIVIPLIVTAIIVSIANLKQVGNAARLAGQTLLWFAITALIAVGIGIALGLLTQPGRNSSVAESAAAEPSSTGSWWDFLTGLVPSNILGLEGSADGSLSFNVLQLIVVSVAVGIAALKVGQAAEPFLSFTRSALAIVQKVLWWVILLSPLGTLGLIGNAVASYGWESLGSLGVFVGAVYAGLAIVLLVVYPVLLKLHGLSPKRFYAGAWPAIQLGFVSRSSIGTLPVTERVTEANLGVPRSYASFAVPLGATTKMDGCAAIYPALAAIFVAQFFGVDLGITDYLLIALVSVVGSAATAGVTGAVVMLTLTLSTLGLPLAGVGLLLAVDPILDMGRTATNVAGQALVPTIVAKREGILDRAVFDSTSTVDPIRSLGETDAEKQPATV
- a CDS encoding DUF4397 domain-containing protein, whose translation is MPGIMVTDRSRSAPVAPHHEESTVPSRLTRGLSVLLLAGLLALVGGTSAASAADGGMLRLAHLSPDTPSVDVYVDSVSTPDTGIVLAGVSYGAVSGYQSVPAGTYTVSMRAAGAAATSAPVLSTTVTVDSGTAWTVAGVGTFADLGLAVISDDLTLPAAGDARARVINAAQTLSPATVTLADGADVAAGLAFPDQSSYVTVPGGQTTLQVSGGSSATTDLPVELADGSTYTVLLLDTGSGVEVQTVLDAASPGVVPTGGVEAGGGGAAGSLLPVGFGAVAAVALVGLLATAGRRLPHRHAGAARHAA